The Terriglobales bacterium region AACAAGATCGGCTTGGCCGAACTGCGCCTGTCCCGCTACGAGGAGGCGAAGAAGCACTTCGAGAAGGCCGTGAAGATCGACCGCAACTTCCCGGACGCGGTCGGGAACCTGGGGGCCACCCACTACCTGCTCAAGGAGTACAGCAAGGCCATCAAGCTGTGCCGCAAGGCCATCAAGATGCGCACCGACGTGGCCTCGTTCCACAACAACCTGGCCAACGCCTACTTCTCGCGCAAGGAGTACGACAACGCGGTGCGGGAGTTCGCGCGCGCTCTCGAACTCGATCCCGAGATCCTGGAGCGGCGCTCCAGCACCGGCATCCAGGCGCAGGTCATCGGCGCCGAGGACCGCGCCCGCTACGACTACGAGCTGGCCAGGGTCTATGCCCGTGCGGGAAGCCTGGACCGTGCCCTCCATTACCTGAAGAAGGCGATGGAGGACGGTTATTCCGGCCTGGACTCCGTGTACAAGGAGCAGGAATTCGCGGACCTGCGCAAGGACCCGCGCTTCGCCGAGCTGATGAATTCCCGGCCGCAGGCAATCCCGCAGTAGCGCGCTTGATCTCAGCCAACGGCCTTTCCCAAAATGGAGCCGATTCCGAGCTCGTTTACTATGAACTAAACACCGCAAACGATTGCAGTTTTTGGGGAAACTGAGGGAACGTCTCCGGCTCCTCCATCCTGCGGAACTTCATTCGTTTTCAATAGTTTCCACTTTGGTATGACAGTTGCTCTTCCCCGAGTAAGGTTTTTGTGTGCCATCGGGAGGCTTTGTGGGAAAGACGATTCGCAAAGCGGCGCTGTACGCCGGATTGGTGTTGCTCTGTGGAGCCATCACCTCGGCATACGCTGACACGATTAGCTTCAATTTCAACTCGCTGAGCGCGAGCGCCAACAACACCGCGGTGCAGAACTACATGAATGGGCAGCTGCAAGCGGGAGAGCATGTGACGGTCACGGGCGCCAAGGCGGGGCTGAACTATAACGGAGACGGCCACGTGGTCGGCCCTTGCGACCCGAACGGTTCCCACACCTGCCACTCCACCACCCTGGCTGCTGACGGAGGGGGAAACTTCATCATCAATGCCTCTCCCATCGACACCATCACCATGACCTTCACCGGCCTGAACATCACTCACGTGAGCTTTGATCTGGAGATCTTCCCCGACGGCACTTGTCCCAAACAAAGCACCACGTGCGATGCCACCAAGGCGAACTGGCCTGACTTCGAGTTCTTTGCCGACAATGCGCTGATCCAGACCTGGCTGGCCGCCAATCCCGGCGACACGGCCCATGGTGGTTCGGTCTACATCCATTCTCCGAACAGCCATTACAACCATACAGAGTTGGCGCCGCAGCTCCTGGTCTATGACGTCACTTTCGATTTCCCGGATGGGGTCACGGAGCTCTCGTTCAAGGATTGGCCAGCCACCGTCGGCATCGATGATCTGGTCATAACCACTCCCGAGCCCTCGGGCCTGATGCTGCTCGGGACGGGCCTGATCGGGCTTGCCGGCTTGCTCCGCCGCAAGATGATTGGCTAAGCGCTTGGTTTGTTCTTCCGGGCCGCTCTGCGGAGCGGCCCTTACTTTGGGAGCGTTCTTGCTCCCACTCGAGGACGGACGCCGCAGAGGGACAGGGCCCAGACTGCCGACAAACGCTGTTATTTCACCATTCCCTGTTGTGCGACGGCGATGTTGTCGCGGGTGGAGTTCTTGACCACGTACATCATCTCGTCGGCCTGACGGATGATCTCGTGGGCGCTCTTGGCGTCGTCGGGGTAGGAGGCCAGGCCGATGCTGGCGCGGATGCCGAGCGAGAGGCCGTCTTCCTTGAGCATGACCGCGGTGCGGAAGACGTCGAGGATGCGCTTGGCCACCACCAGGGCGGCGTCCTTGCTGGTCTGGGGCAGGAGGATGACGAACTCGTCGCCGCCGTAGCGGAAGGCGTAATCGAT contains the following coding sequences:
- a CDS encoding tetratricopeptide repeat protein → MCRLLALAVGLLGASLTLAQAMPPGSPVQQAPAAQPAPPVQPPDPSMSVEQLEARGDELRVQRFYGDAIDYYLEALTKRPKEAMLWNKIGLAELRLSRYEEAKKHFEKAVKIDRNFPDAVGNLGATHYLLKEYSKAIKLCRKAIKMRTDVASFHNNLANAYFSRKEYDNAVREFARALELDPEILERRSSTGIQAQVIGAEDRARYDYELARVYARAGSLDRALHYLKKAMEDGYSGLDSVYKEQEFADLRKDPRFAELMNSRPQAIPQ
- a CDS encoding PEP-CTERM sorting domain-containing protein, producing the protein MGKTIRKAALYAGLVLLCGAITSAYADTISFNFNSLSASANNTAVQNYMNGQLQAGEHVTVTGAKAGLNYNGDGHVVGPCDPNGSHTCHSTTLAADGGGNFIINASPIDTITMTFTGLNITHVSFDLEIFPDGTCPKQSTTCDATKANWPDFEFFADNALIQTWLAANPGDTAHGGSVYIHSPNSHYNHTELAPQLLVYDVTFDFPDGVTELSFKDWPATVGIDDLVITTPEPSGLMLLGTGLIGLAGLLRRKMIG